One genomic region from Halorussus rarus encodes:
- a CDS encoding cytochrome P450, whose amino-acid sequence MTTTRTPPGPRGLPLLGNTHQWARDPCSFRERCAEQYGRVVNYEIIGWDAYMLTDPADVKRVLEDRETFPKHRESDDQLREVLGDGLIVSEGDRWERQREAIQPAFYMSHIERYADIMVSRTEDTTDRWRDGGTVDLRSEMMRTTLEILVEAMFGEDIDLEARGIYDAVEAMQEPLRPRNQPVTFLAPDWAPVPFLRRADRALDHLEAQVYDILDERRRTDTNRDDLLAMLLGADAEMDDEQIRDEMLTFLFAGHETTALALTFIWDLLSRNPEVEARLGDEIAAVVDGRPTIEDVFAFEYAEAVVKEALRLYPPAHEIRREPAEDVLIGDYRIPAGSLLVLPTWVLHRDERFWDDPDEFRPERFVTDDADRPEYAYVPFGGGPRRCIGQQFAMTEAQLVLATMAREWTVDRNYGDLDLSAAVTLQPKGEVPVTTERR is encoded by the coding sequence ATGACGACGACACGGACTCCGCCCGGACCGCGCGGCCTCCCGCTGCTGGGCAACACCCACCAGTGGGCCCGGGATCCCTGCTCGTTCCGCGAACGGTGCGCCGAGCAGTACGGCCGCGTGGTCAACTACGAGATCATCGGCTGGGACGCCTACATGCTGACCGACCCCGCCGACGTGAAGCGCGTGCTGGAGGACCGCGAGACGTTCCCGAAGCACCGCGAGAGCGACGACCAGCTCCGCGAGGTGCTCGGCGACGGCCTCATCGTCAGCGAGGGCGACCGCTGGGAGCGCCAGCGCGAGGCCATCCAGCCCGCGTTCTACATGAGTCACATCGAGCGGTACGCCGACATCATGGTGTCGCGGACCGAGGACACCACCGACCGCTGGCGCGACGGCGGGACGGTCGACCTGCGCTCGGAGATGATGCGGACGACGCTCGAGATCCTGGTGGAGGCGATGTTCGGAGAAGATATCGACCTCGAGGCCCGGGGCATCTACGACGCGGTCGAGGCGATGCAGGAGCCGCTGCGTCCCCGGAACCAGCCGGTCACCTTCCTCGCGCCCGACTGGGCGCCCGTGCCCTTCCTCCGGCGGGCCGACCGGGCGCTCGACCACCTGGAGGCGCAGGTGTACGACATCCTCGACGAGCGCCGCCGGACCGACACGAATCGCGACGACCTGCTCGCGATGCTGCTCGGCGCCGACGCCGAGATGGACGACGAGCAGATCCGCGACGAGATGCTGACCTTCCTGTTCGCGGGCCACGAGACCACCGCGCTCGCGCTGACGTTTATCTGGGATCTGCTGTCGCGCAATCCCGAGGTCGAGGCCCGGCTTGGCGACGAGATCGCCGCTGTCGTCGACGGCCGGCCCACCATCGAGGACGTGTTCGCCTTCGAGTACGCCGAGGCCGTGGTGAAGGAGGCGCTCCGGCTCTATCCGCCGGCCCACGAGATCCGGCGCGAGCCCGCCGAGGACGTTCTCATCGGCGACTATCGGATTCCGGCGGGGTCGCTGCTCGTCCTGCCGACGTGGGTGCTCCACCGCGACGAGCGGTTCTGGGACGACCCCGACGAGTTCCGGCCGGAACGCTTCGTCACTGACGACGCCGACCGGCCCGAGTACGCCTACGTCCCGTTCGGCGGCGGGCCCCGGCGGTGCATCGGCCAGCAGTTCGCCATGACCGAGGCCCAGCTCGTGCTCGCGACGATGGCCCGTGAATGGACGGTCGACCGGAACTACGGCGACCTCGACCTCTCGGCGGCGGTCACGCTCCAGCCGAAGGGCGAGGTACCGGTGACGACGGAGCGCCGTTGA
- a CDS encoding NADPH-dependent FMN reductase: protein MSSTPVVVALAGSMRDGSYTRQALTRALAAAQRRGAETELLDVREYDLPVFDPDEPEPEAATRLKRKIRRADAVLWGSPVYHGSYSAAFRNVHDYCGFDEYEDTTVGLLASAGGGSFASTLDHMRVTARGVHAWVLPHQVGIRNARDKIEDGEIIDEDIADRVETLGQQAVEYAFIHPDVTAPDAGVDEDEQSAAEADADD from the coding sequence ATGAGTTCCACTCCAGTCGTCGTCGCGCTCGCCGGCAGCATGCGCGACGGCAGCTACACCAGGCAGGCCCTGACGCGCGCCCTGGCCGCTGCCCAGCGACGCGGCGCCGAGACCGAACTCCTCGACGTCCGCGAGTACGACCTCCCGGTGTTCGACCCCGACGAGCCCGAACCCGAGGCCGCGACGCGGCTCAAGCGTAAGATCCGCAGGGCCGACGCGGTGCTCTGGGGGAGCCCGGTGTACCACGGGTCGTACTCGGCCGCCTTCCGGAACGTCCACGACTACTGCGGCTTCGACGAGTACGAGGACACCACGGTCGGGCTGCTGGCGTCGGCCGGCGGCGGGTCGTTCGCCAGCACGCTCGACCACATGCGGGTGACCGCCCGCGGGGTCCACGCCTGGGTGCTGCCCCACCAGGTCGGCATCCGGAACGCCCGGGACAAGATCGAGGACGGCGAGATAATCGACGAGGACATCGCCGACCGGGTCGAGACGCTGGGCCAGCAGGCCGTCGAGTACGCCTTCATCCACCCCGACGTGACCGCGCCCGACGCCGGCGTCGACGAGGACGAACAATCGGCCGCCGAGGCCGACGCCGACGACTGA
- a CDS encoding SDR family oxidoreductase — translation MDASPVVVLTGGTSGIGREAAERLAARGATVLFTGRDREGGEEALSAVRSAHPDSDGAFYRVDFADFDAVRELAREVRSDYDRLDALVNNAGTSQNERRTTEDGVELTFAVNHLAPFLLTNLLAPRLRESAPARVVTTTSGLHENGSLADLDAVVRGRNFDGLDAYADSKLANVLFTVELAERLAGSGVTANCVHPGWIPQTDLVRNARGFSKLFTTAAALVAGVVPVGPFESVAGAAEALVHLATSDAVADVSGAYFDRRERATPARAATDAALRRRLWERSAELTDLPASVPEGDPLG, via the coding sequence ATGGACGCGAGCCCGGTCGTCGTCCTCACCGGCGGGACCAGTGGCATCGGCCGGGAGGCCGCCGAACGGCTGGCCGCCCGGGGCGCGACCGTCCTGTTCACCGGCCGGGACCGCGAGGGCGGCGAGGAGGCGCTGTCGGCGGTTCGGAGCGCTCACCCCGACAGCGACGGCGCGTTCTACCGGGTCGACTTCGCGGACTTCGACGCGGTGCGCGAACTGGCCCGCGAGGTCCGGTCCGACTACGACCGCCTCGACGCGCTGGTGAACAACGCCGGCACCTCGCAGAACGAGCGCCGGACGACCGAGGACGGCGTCGAACTCACCTTCGCGGTCAACCACCTCGCGCCGTTCCTGCTCACGAACCTGCTCGCGCCCCGCCTCCGCGAGAGCGCGCCGGCGAGGGTCGTCACGACGACCAGCGGCCTCCACGAGAACGGGTCGCTGGCGGACCTCGACGCGGTGGTTCGGGGGAGGAACTTCGACGGCCTCGACGCCTACGCCGACTCGAAGCTCGCGAACGTGCTGTTCACCGTCGAGCTCGCCGAGCGACTCGCCGGGTCGGGCGTGACCGCCAACTGCGTCCACCCGGGGTGGATTCCGCAGACGGACCTCGTCCGGAACGCGCGGGGGTTCTCGAAGCTGTTCACGACCGCGGCGGCGCTGGTCGCCGGCGTCGTCCCGGTCGGCCCGTTCGAGAGCGTCGCGGGCGCGGCCGAGGCGCTGGTCCACCTGGCGACGAGCGACGCGGTCGCCGACGTCTCGGGGGCGTACTTCGACCGGCGCGAGCGGGCGACTCCCGCCCGGGCGGCGACCGACGCGGCGCTCCGCCGGCGGCTCTGGGAGCGCAGCGCGGAGCTCACCGACCTCCCGGCGTCGGTGCCCGAGGGCGACCCGCTAGGATAG
- a CDS encoding GIY-YIG nuclease family protein codes for MPDHWVYIVECADGSFYTGYTTDVERRVRDHDRGEGAKYTRGRAPVELAYREGFNSKSAAMSREHEIKQLSRAAKERLVEADGATGESME; via the coding sequence GTGCCGGACCACTGGGTTTACATCGTCGAGTGCGCCGACGGCAGTTTTTACACGGGCTACACCACCGACGTCGAGCGCCGCGTGCGCGACCACGACCGCGGCGAGGGCGCGAAGTACACCCGCGGCCGCGCGCCGGTCGAACTCGCATACCGCGAGGGATTCAACTCGAAGTCGGCGGCGATGTCCCGCGAGCACGAGATCAAGCAGCTGTCGCGAGCGGCGAAGGAGCGGCTGGTCGAGGCGGACGGCGCGACCGGCGAGTCGATGGAGTAG
- a CDS encoding DUF7563 family protein, which produces MPRCDHCGAHVSEQFARVFADEDGRVRACVSCSANAGIAEVARQRAREARA; this is translated from the coding sequence ATGCCAAGGTGTGACCACTGCGGCGCGCACGTCTCCGAGCAGTTCGCACGAGTATTCGCCGACGAGGACGGTCGGGTCCGCGCGTGCGTCTCGTGCTCCGCGAACGCCGGAATCGCCGAAGTCGCGCGCCAACGCGCCAGAGAGGCCAGAGCATAG
- the larB gene encoding nickel pincer cofactor biosynthesis protein LarB — MRDLLEAVAAGEVSPAEAEARLAGYATGDAGRFDAARESRRGVPEAILGDGKTPAEAAALAETAVETTGRAIVTRTDETQREAVRARLADTHPEAEVSVHERARVVVAHAAEFSGPDLDATVGVVTAGTSDAVPAGEAAVVAREMGASVDRVDDVGVAALTRIVDQLDRLRGADVLIVAAGREGALPTVVAGLVNTPVIGLPVSTGYGHGGEGEAALSGMLQSCSVLSVVNVDAGFVAGAQAGLIARAVDGAADHESSGR; from the coding sequence ATGCGTGATCTGCTCGAAGCGGTCGCCGCCGGCGAGGTGAGTCCGGCGGAGGCCGAGGCGCGACTCGCGGGGTACGCGACCGGCGACGCGGGCCGGTTCGACGCGGCCCGAGAGTCCCGGAGAGGCGTTCCAGAGGCGATTCTCGGCGACGGCAAGACGCCGGCGGAGGCGGCCGCGCTCGCCGAGACCGCGGTCGAGACCACCGGCCGGGCCATCGTCACCCGGACCGACGAGACCCAGCGCGAGGCCGTCCGCGCGCGACTGGCCGACACCCACCCCGAGGCCGAGGTGTCGGTCCACGAGCGCGCGCGAGTCGTCGTCGCCCACGCCGCGGAGTTCTCGGGGCCCGACCTCGACGCGACGGTGGGCGTGGTCACGGCGGGGACCAGCGACGCTGTCCCGGCCGGCGAGGCCGCGGTCGTCGCCCGGGAGATGGGCGCGAGCGTCGACCGGGTCGACGACGTGGGCGTCGCGGCGCTGACCCGCATCGTCGACCAGCTCGACCGCCTCCGGGGCGCCGACGTGCTGATCGTCGCCGCGGGCCGGGAGGGCGCGCTGCCCACCGTGGTCGCCGGCCTGGTGAACACCCCCGTCATCGGCCTGCCGGTCTCGACCGGGTACGGCCACGGCGGCGAGGGCGAGGCCGCCCTGTCCGGGATGCTCCAGTCCTGCTCGGTGCTGTCGGTCGTGAACGTCGACGCGGGGTTCGTTGCGGGCGCCCAGGCGGGCCTGATAGCCCGGGCGGTCGACGGCGCGGCCGACCACGAGAGCTCGGGGCGATAA
- a CDS encoding DUF1931 family protein produces the protein MADLIVKAAVKDALDDKNVASDFYDALDERVEELLDEAARRAEANDRKTVQPRDL, from the coding sequence ATGGCAGACCTCATCGTCAAAGCCGCTGTCAAGGACGCACTGGACGACAAGAACGTGGCCTCCGACTTCTACGACGCGCTCGACGAGCGCGTCGAGGAACTCCTCGACGAGGCTGCCCGCCGAGCCGAGGCGAACGACCGGAAGACCGTCCAGCCCCGCGACCTGTAA
- the rpiA gene encoding ribose-5-phosphate isomerase RpiA codes for MKTTGGSDAGKRAAGESAAEAVEDGTVVGLGTGSTAAHAIRAVGRAVDAGLDVRGIPTSFQSRALAREVGVPLTTLEEADAVDLAIDGADQFSGPHLVKGGGAAHAREKVVDAAADRLLVVADPSKAADLLDRAVPVEVLPDARTTVADEVRGLGGEPALRAAERKDGPVVTDNGNLVLDCDFGEIAEPASLAADLSGLPGAVEHGLFVGMADEIHVGTDDGVDVHRF; via the coding sequence ATGAAGACGACCGGCGGAAGCGACGCGGGGAAGCGGGCGGCCGGCGAGAGCGCGGCCGAGGCGGTCGAGGACGGCACGGTCGTCGGGCTCGGCACCGGGTCGACCGCGGCCCACGCCATCCGGGCCGTCGGCCGGGCGGTCGACGCCGGCCTCGACGTCCGCGGGATCCCGACCTCCTTCCAGTCCCGGGCGCTCGCCCGGGAGGTCGGCGTCCCGCTCACGACCCTCGAAGAGGCCGACGCGGTGGACCTGGCCATCGACGGCGCCGACCAGTTCTCCGGGCCCCACCTCGTGAAGGGCGGCGGCGCGGCCCACGCCCGCGAGAAGGTGGTCGACGCGGCCGCCGACCGGCTACTCGTCGTCGCGGACCCGAGCAAGGCCGCCGACCTGCTCGACCGCGCCGTCCCGGTCGAGGTGCTGCCCGACGCCCGGACGACGGTAGCCGACGAGGTCCGCGGGCTCGGCGGCGAGCCCGCCCTCCGGGCCGCCGAGCGCAAGGACGGGCCGGTCGTGACCGACAACGGGAACCTCGTGCTCGACTGCGACTTCGGCGAGATCGCCGAGCCCGCGTCGCTCGCGGCCGACCTGTCCGGACTCCCCGGCGCGGTCGAGCACGGGCTGTTCGTCGGGATGGCCGACGAGATCCACGTCGGAACCGACGACGGCGTGGACGTCCACCGGTTCTGA
- a CDS encoding ABC transporter ATP-binding protein: protein MAASDSDAESGTGTGEGDVSTEEDDATTERGETTTEQGEATTEPAEEAVALRDVQKTYYLGEPVHALDGVDLSIPRGSYTAVMGPSGSGKSTLLNLIGCLDTPSEGEVWVNGREVSAISQRKRTRVRGEEVGFVFQTFNLMPKLTAAENVALPLVFQGVDKNERIDRAEDLLADVGLGDRGDHRPNELSGGQRQRVAIARALAADPAIILADEPTGNLDQETGKQIMGLFQHLHDQGNTILMVTHERPIAEHAERVVHVLDGTVERIEEIEEPRRVETDLP from the coding sequence ATGGCTGCCAGCGACTCGGACGCCGAGTCCGGCACGGGGACCGGGGAGGGCGACGTGTCGACCGAAGAGGACGACGCGACGACCGAGCGGGGCGAGACGACGACCGAACAGGGGGAGGCGACGACGGAGCCAGCCGAGGAGGCGGTCGCGCTCCGGGACGTGCAGAAGACGTACTACCTGGGCGAGCCCGTCCACGCGCTCGACGGGGTCGACCTCTCGATTCCGCGAGGGTCGTACACCGCGGTGATGGGGCCCAGCGGCTCGGGCAAGAGCACGCTGCTCAATCTCATCGGCTGTCTCGACACGCCCAGCGAGGGCGAGGTGTGGGTCAACGGCCGGGAGGTGTCGGCCATCTCCCAGCGCAAGCGGACCCGGGTCCGGGGCGAGGAAGTCGGCTTCGTCTTCCAGACGTTCAACCTCATGCCGAAGCTGACCGCGGCCGAGAACGTCGCGCTCCCGCTGGTCTTCCAGGGCGTGGACAAGAACGAGCGCATCGACCGGGCCGAGGACCTGCTGGCGGACGTCGGCCTCGGGGACCGGGGCGACCACCGGCCCAACGAGCTCTCGGGCGGCCAGCGCCAGCGGGTCGCCATCGCCCGGGCGCTCGCGGCCGACCCGGCCATCATCCTGGCCGACGAGCCGACCGGGAACCTGGACCAGGAGACCGGCAAGCAGATCATGGGCCTGTTCCAGCACCTCCACGACCAGGGCAACACCATCCTGATGGTGACCCACGAGCGCCCCATCGCCGAGCACGCCGAGCGCGTCGTCCACGTCCTCGACGGCACCGTCGAGCGCATCGAGGAGATCGAGGAGCCGCGCCGGGTCGAGACCGACCTGCCCTGA
- a CDS encoding sodium:calcium antiporter, translating to MRPNTSHVGLVVALVVVSTAVVGVVAGNAGAVQESDEAGESDELLSVSGWAAVAAFLLGSLILLGSVEVLIHALVRTASRFGVSALLLAVVVSGTEVDNVAFGVFTGFREMQNVAFGLAIGNAISIFGLTLAAAALLYPFDVDVPTDYLAIMVVSPLVLLPYLLTGRIDAVDGVVLIAAYLAVFGYIAARELRGDRSYMRSGEVMEAATSADGQGEAAAAVAGDGVTDDDLPGPLRRVARRDWFWPAVMLVALGGIVVGAETASTGTEGIVETWDLHQTAFGVTMVTIVFTLDDLLLAVEPVRLGYNDIAVGGVIGSLLFFVTANTGIVALVGSVTTSPRALYFHLPALLVIAGLSGLLLWRGKLTRLAGAALLGLYVAYLAMNVFFFSALPVSG from the coding sequence TTGCGTCCGAACACGTCTCACGTCGGTCTCGTCGTCGCACTGGTCGTCGTCTCGACCGCGGTCGTCGGCGTCGTCGCGGGGAACGCCGGGGCGGTCCAGGAGTCGGACGAAGCGGGCGAATCGGACGAACTGCTCTCCGTGTCGGGATGGGCCGCGGTCGCGGCGTTCCTGCTCGGGTCGCTGATACTGTTGGGGAGCGTCGAGGTGCTCATCCACGCGCTGGTCCGGACCGCATCGCGGTTCGGCGTCTCGGCGCTGCTGTTGGCCGTCGTGGTGTCGGGGACCGAGGTCGACAACGTCGCGTTCGGCGTCTTCACCGGCTTCCGGGAGATGCAGAACGTCGCGTTCGGGCTGGCCATCGGCAACGCCATCTCCATCTTCGGGCTGACGCTCGCGGCGGCGGCGCTGCTCTACCCGTTCGACGTGGACGTCCCGACCGACTACCTCGCCATCATGGTCGTCTCGCCGCTGGTGCTGCTGCCGTACCTGCTGACCGGCCGCATCGACGCGGTCGACGGCGTGGTGCTCATCGCCGCCTACCTCGCGGTGTTCGGGTACATCGCCGCCCGCGAGCTCCGGGGCGACCGGAGCTACATGCGCTCGGGCGAGGTGATGGAGGCCGCCACCAGCGCCGACGGTCAGGGCGAGGCGGCGGCCGCGGTGGCCGGCGACGGCGTGACGGACGACGACCTGCCGGGGCCGCTCCGGCGGGTCGCCCGCCGCGACTGGTTCTGGCCCGCGGTGATGCTCGTGGCGCTCGGCGGCATCGTCGTCGGCGCCGAGACCGCCTCGACCGGAACGGAGGGCATCGTCGAGACGTGGGACCTCCACCAGACCGCGTTCGGCGTGACGATGGTCACCATCGTGTTCACGCTCGACGACCTGCTGCTCGCGGTCGAACCGGTCCGGCTGGGGTACAACGACATCGCGGTCGGGGGCGTCATCGGGAGCCTGCTGTTCTTCGTGACCGCCAACACCGGCATCGTCGCGCTGGTCGGCTCGGTCACCACCAGTCCGCGGGCGCTGTACTTCCACCTGCCGGCGCTGCTGGTGATCGCGGGGCTGTCCGGACTGCTGCTCTGGCGGGGGAAGCTGACCCGACTCGCGGGCGCGGCGCTGCTGGGGCTGTACGTCGCATACCTCGCGATGAACGTCTTCTTCTTCTCGGCGTTGCCGGTCAGCGGGTGA
- a CDS encoding ABC transporter permease, translating into MEFRESLRLAWRAIRSHKLRSTLTTLGVVIGVAAVVTFVTLGTSLQADVLGQVGADRTPNVYVWAGPEGADGGPGAGAQPVFTTHDLDRLRNVSGVAEVVPRGIVPTAAVSAGGRTVAQRQVIATSPGYFDADSFAAGRGFRQGRREVVVNRPAAELFDPALGVGRNVTLRLASGESIEAEVVGLLNESAGGAFSTGLGEAGPLVFTPTDPFYRTTIERPGTGESQRVYPTLTVVAEDFAAVPDVKDGVRAYLTNESDAAQLVPDSYAFAVETDQDLVDQLRELINTLTNFVTGIAVISLVVGSIGIANVMLVSVTERTKEIGIMKAVGAQNRDVLQLFLLEATLLGLFGAVLGIPVGVAGAYAAAEYIGLGLVLPYEWFGIAVAVGVLVGVVAGLYPAWSAARTDPIDALRYE; encoded by the coding sequence ATGGAGTTCAGAGAGAGCCTGCGCCTCGCCTGGCGCGCGATACGCAGTCACAAGCTCCGGTCGACGCTGACGACGCTCGGGGTCGTCATCGGCGTCGCGGCGGTCGTCACCTTCGTCACGCTCGGCACCAGCCTCCAGGCCGACGTGCTCGGGCAGGTCGGGGCCGACCGCACGCCCAACGTCTACGTCTGGGCCGGCCCGGAGGGCGCCGACGGCGGGCCGGGCGCGGGCGCCCAGCCGGTGTTCACGACCCACGACCTCGACCGGCTCCGGAACGTCTCGGGGGTCGCGGAGGTCGTCCCGCGGGGCATCGTCCCCACCGCGGCCGTCTCGGCGGGGGGCCGGACGGTCGCCCAGCGGCAGGTGATCGCCACCTCGCCGGGCTACTTCGACGCCGACAGCTTCGCGGCCGGACGGGGCTTCCGGCAGGGCCGGCGCGAGGTGGTGGTCAACCGACCGGCCGCCGAGCTGTTCGACCCGGCGCTCGGCGTCGGACGGAACGTGACGCTCCGGCTCGCCTCCGGGGAGTCGATCGAGGCCGAGGTCGTCGGCCTGCTCAACGAGTCGGCCGGCGGGGCCTTCTCGACCGGGCTCGGCGAGGCCGGGCCGCTGGTGTTCACGCCGACCGACCCGTTCTACCGGACGACCATCGAGCGGCCCGGGACCGGCGAGAGTCAGCGGGTCTACCCGACGCTCACGGTCGTCGCCGAGGACTTCGCGGCGGTGCCCGACGTCAAGGACGGGGTCCGGGCGTACCTGACCAACGAGTCCGACGCCGCACAGCTGGTCCCGGACAGCTACGCCTTCGCGGTCGAGACCGACCAGGACCTCGTCGACCAGCTCAGGGAGCTCATCAACACGCTCACCAACTTCGTGACCGGCATCGCGGTCATCTCGCTGGTCGTCGGCTCCATCGGCATCGCCAACGTCATGCTGGTGTCGGTCACCGAGCGCACCAAGGAGATCGGCATCATGAAGGCGGTCGGCGCGCAGAACCGCGACGTCCTCCAGCTGTTCCTGCTGGAGGCGACGCTGCTCGGGCTGTTCGGCGCGGTGCTGGGCATCCCGGTGGGCGTCGCGGGCGCCTACGCCGCGGCCGAGTACATCGGGCTGGGCCTCGTGTTGCCCTACGAGTGGTTCGGCATCGCGGTCGCCGTGGGCGTCCTCGTCGGCGTCGTCGCGGGGCTCTATCCGGCGTGGAGCGCGGCCCGGACCGACCCCATCGACGCGCTCCGCTACGAGTGA
- a CDS encoding amphi-Trp domain-containing protein translates to MGDRVNLPDDRDRQRTTVTDGFFEREIHLSREATASFLRELADQVENDTRLTLSSQDWEIPFEYREPVEVEVEFSGGRESELEVEFEFTEPRGGDELSVE, encoded by the coding sequence ATGGGGGACCGGGTCAATCTGCCCGACGACCGTGACCGACAGCGAACCACCGTGACCGACGGCTTCTTCGAGCGAGAGATTCACCTCTCGCGGGAGGCCACCGCCTCGTTCCTCCGGGAGCTCGCCGACCAGGTCGAGAACGACACCCGGCTCACGCTCTCCTCGCAGGACTGGGAGATCCCGTTCGAGTACCGCGAACCCGTCGAGGTGGAGGTGGAGTTCTCCGGGGGCCGCGAGTCCGAACTCGAGGTCGAGTTCGAGTTCACCGAGCCGCGCGGGGGCGACGAACTCAGCGTGGAGTAA
- a CDS encoding ArsR/SmtB family transcription factor, with product MSLIDLLGSKARIEIVRELSREPRYVTQLAETVGMDGKTAVHHLSKLEDAGLVGHYEQGNRKYYYLARTVELRAAPPPERTFVLQTGERRDDPTAVESATDD from the coding sequence GTGTCGCTCATCGACCTCCTCGGGAGCAAGGCCCGGATCGAGATCGTCCGGGAACTGTCGCGCGAACCCAGGTACGTCACTCAGCTCGCCGAGACGGTCGGCATGGACGGCAAGACCGCCGTCCACCACCTCTCGAAGCTGGAGGACGCCGGGCTCGTCGGCCACTACGAGCAGGGCAACCGGAAGTACTACTACCTCGCCAGAACCGTCGAGCTCCGGGCCGCGCCACCGCCCGAGCGCACCTTCGTCCTCCAGACCGGCGAGCGCCGGGACGACCCCACGGCGGTCGAGTCGGCGACCGACGACTGA
- a CDS encoding ORC1-type DNA replication protein: MADDPEEGMLSWDESVFRDEHVFEIDYVPETFAHRESEMRSLKYALRPAARGSRPLNVIARGPPGTGKTTAVQKVFGELGAQTDVRTVRVNCQVDSTRYSVFSRVFEGIFEYEPPSSGISFKKLFRQITEKLVEEDEVLVVALDDVNYLFYEGEASDTLYSLLRAHEAHSGAKIGVIVVSSDLNLDVIEDLDGRVQSVFRPEEVYFPVYDNEEIVDILQERVDRGFHEGVITADVLDEVAELTAESGDLRVGIDLLRRAGLNAEMRASRTVNLEDVEQAYEKSKYVHLSHSLQALSDSEMELLEVIAEHDGERAGDVYDAFHDQTGLGYTRYSEIINKLDQLDIIDATYTNVEGRGRSRQLSLRYEPEAVLNRLQDE, translated from the coding sequence ATGGCAGACGACCCCGAGGAGGGGATGCTCTCGTGGGACGAGTCCGTGTTCCGCGACGAACACGTCTTCGAGATCGACTACGTTCCCGAGACGTTCGCCCACCGCGAGAGCGAGATGCGGAGCCTGAAGTACGCGCTCCGCCCCGCCGCCCGCGGCTCCCGGCCCCTGAACGTCATCGCCCGCGGCCCGCCCGGCACCGGCAAGACCACCGCGGTCCAGAAGGTGTTCGGCGAGCTGGGCGCTCAGACCGACGTCCGGACGGTCCGCGTCAACTGCCAGGTCGACTCGACGCGCTATTCGGTGTTCTCCCGGGTGTTCGAGGGCATCTTCGAGTACGAGCCCCCGTCGTCGGGCATCTCGTTCAAGAAGCTGTTCCGCCAGATCACCGAGAAGCTGGTCGAGGAGGACGAGGTGCTCGTCGTGGCGCTCGACGACGTCAACTACCTCTTCTACGAGGGCGAGGCCTCCGACACGCTCTACTCGCTGCTGCGGGCCCACGAGGCCCACTCCGGCGCGAAGATCGGCGTCATCGTCGTCTCCTCGGACCTCAACCTCGACGTCATCGAGGACCTCGACGGCCGGGTCCAGAGCGTCTTCCGGCCCGAGGAGGTGTACTTCCCGGTGTACGACAACGAGGAGATCGTCGACATCCTGCAGGAGCGCGTCGACCGCGGCTTCCACGAGGGCGTCATCACCGCGGACGTGCTCGACGAGGTGGCCGAGCTCACCGCCGAGAGCGGCGACCTCCGGGTCGGCATCGACCTGCTCCGGCGGGCCGGGCTCAACGCCGAGATGCGCGCCAGCCGGACCGTCAACCTCGAGGACGTCGAGCAGGCCTACGAGAAGTCGAAGTACGTCCACCTCAGCCACAGCCTCCAGGCGCTCTCGGACAGCGAGATGGAGCTGCTGGAGGTCATCGCCGAGCACGACGGCGAGCGCGCCGGCGACGTGTACGACGCGTTTCACGACCAGACCGGGCTGGGCTACACGCGCTATTCGGAGATCATCAACAAGCTCGACCAGCTCGACATCATCGACGCGACCTACACCAACGTCGAGGGCCGCGGCCGGTCGCGCCAGCTCTCGCTGCGCTACGAGCCCGAGGCCGTGCTGAACCGGCTACAGGACGAGTAG